In Novosphingobium kaempferiae, the DNA window GGAAGACGTCGAGACGCGCCGTTACCTCGGCCCCTCGCGCGCGGGAGCGCTGGCGCAGTTCGAGCGGCTGCTGCGCAACGCCGGTTCGTGGATGCTCTACGGCTACGGCACCTTCGTGGTCCGCGCGAAGGGTGAGGACGAGATCGTCGCCACCTGCGGCGTGTTCCACAGCCTGCGCGGCTTCGGCCCGGAAAAAGGCATGGACGATGTGCCCGAAGCCGGCTGGATCGTCCGCCACGACTGGTGGGGCAAGGGCGTCGCCGGCGAAGTCATGGCCGCCGCGTTCACTTGGTTCGACCGCGAGCATGGTCCCAAGCGCGTCGCCTGCATGATCGAGGAAGGTAATTCCGCCTCGGAGCGCGTCGCCGCGCGGTTCGGATTCGCGCAGTACGGCACACAGCTTACGGACGAGGCGGAACCGGTGGAGCTCAGGCTTTATGAGCGGGTGAAGGCTTCCTAGTTCATCGAATAGATGACGGTTTCGGCGTAGTAGGACGCGGTCGGCTTGCCATCCTTGTCCAGCGCGGGCTCGAAGGCGGTTTTCTGAATCACCTTGCATGCGAGCGCGTCAAACGCAGCATCGTTGTAGGACTGCACCGTCTCGCATCCCGTAACCACGCCCTGCGCATCGACCAGCGCCCGGAAATTCACGCGCCCCTGCTTGCCCATCACTGCCATCGACATGGGATAGACCGCCTGAATTGACCGTACCATGCTTGCCAGCTTCGCCGGTCTGGCTCGACGGCTCAGCGAGTTCTGCGTCGCAGGGTCAAGCCCCCAGCGTTTGACCATTTCATCCGTGCATGAACGCATGGCGGCGAACGGCTTGTCCAATGATCCCGTGTCGAGCACGAGGCGATTGCTACCCCAGACCAGAGCGATCTGCCTGATGCTGTCTTCCATGGCTGGCGTCACCATATCAGGGCTCACGGAACCGGGTTCTCGGTCCATTACCGGCCTGAAGCTGGATGAGAGGAAAATCGCGGGAACCGAGGCTCCCTTTTCCGGCTTCGAAGAAC includes these proteins:
- a CDS encoding energy transducer TonB — its product is MQENACALRRIFGTAEKPFLLEFRRYRPGDRFQLLFRGKEVSGLMQREAVTIEYGSLAKDKDSQFQAGSSKPEKGASVPAIFLSSSFRPVMDREPGSVSPDMVTPAMEDSIRQIALVWGSNRLVLDTGSLDKPFAAMRSCTDEMVKRWGLDPATQNSLSRRARPAKLASMVRSIQAVYPMSMAVMGKQGRVNFRALVDAQGVVTGCETVQSYNDAAFDALACKVIQKTAFEPALDKDGKPTASYYAETVIYSMN
- a CDS encoding GNAT family N-acetyltransferase: MTDAPLLLTDRFELWRPAATDLPGLCRLLEDVETRRYLGPSRAGALAQFERLLRNAGSWMLYGYGTFVVRAKGEDEIVATCGVFHSLRGFGPEKGMDDVPEAGWIVRHDWWGKGVAGEVMAAAFTWFDREHGPKRVACMIEEGNSASERVAARFGFAQYGTQLTDEAEPVELRLYERVKAS